In a single window of the Arachis hypogaea cultivar Tifrunner chromosome 6, arahy.Tifrunner.gnm2.J5K5, whole genome shotgun sequence genome:
- the LOC112695727 gene encoding stachyose synthase-like: MAPPNEPTLNPSYSFENVFDLSDAKFYVKGFPLLTQVPHNVSFTPFSSKSHSSDDAPPSLLNRVLAASHRGGFLGFSHSEPSDRLMNSLGSFTDRNFLSIFRFKTWWSTQWVGTSGSDLQMETQWVLLHVPELNSYVVIIPIIEASFRSALHPGSDGHIMICAESGSTKVKASSFDAIAYIHFSENPYTLMKEAFSALRVHLNTFKLLEEKNLPSLVDKFGWCTWDAFYLTVQPIGIWHGLKDFADAGVSPRFLIIDDGWQSINLDGGDPKEDAKNLILCGDQMNARLHRLDECGKFRRYKSGQFLGPNPPPFDPNNAKLLIGKGIELEHLNRDKEAAKNTQTSELGLIESKIQTVKGEIDVLFGGAEQIEKKDCGSSCSCKEEEEYGMKAFTKDLRTKFKGLDNIYVWHALCGAWGGVRPGATHLNSKLVPCKLSPGLDGTMHDLAVVRIVEGSIGLVHPDHASDFYDSMHSYLAQSGVTGVKVDVIHCLEYVSDEYGGRVELAKAYYDGLTNSMAKNFNGSGLIASMQQCNDFFFLGTKQVSMGRAGDDFWFQDPNGDPMGVFWLQGVHMIHCSYNSLWMSQMILPDWDMFQSNHVCAKFHAASRAICGGPIYLSDHVGSHDFDLIKKLVFPDGTIPKCIHFLLPTRDCLFKNPLFDHKTVLKIWNLNKYGGVIGTFNCQGAGWDPKEHRLRGYPECYKPINGSVHVNEVEWDQNDKTAPMGEAEEYVVYLNQAQELALMNPNSEPIEFTIQPSSFELYSFVPITKVGGTGSIKFAPIGLTNMLNNGGVIQEVEYVEGVAMLKVKGDGQFLAYSSEPPKKFQVNGSDVDFEWLSNGKLMVNLLWIQEDHGVSDLAIFF; this comes from the exons ATGGCTCCCCCAAATGAACCAACCTTGAACCCCAGCTACTCATTTGAAAACGTTTTTGATCTCTCTGATGCAAAGTTTTACGTCAAAGGATTCCCACTTCTCACTCAAGTCCCTCACAATGTTTCTTTCACTCCATTCTCTTCAAAATCCCATTCCTCTGATGATGCACCACCTTCACTACTTAACCGTGTTCTTGCTGCTTCTCACAGAGGTGGATTCCTCGGATTCTCACACTCTGAGCCCTCTGATAGGTTGATGAACTCCTTGGGAAGTTTCACTGATAGAAACTTTCTAAGCATATTCAGGTTCAAGACATGGTGGTCAACCCAGTGGGTTGGAACCTCTGGCTCTGATCTTCAGATGGAAACTCAATGGGTTCTGCTTCATGTTCCTGAGCTCAATTCCTATGTTGTCATCATTCCAATCATTGAAGCAAGTTTCAGGTCTGCACTTCACCCTGGCTCTGATGGACACATCATGATTTGTGCAGAGAGTGGTTCTACAAAAGTGAAAGCTTCAAGCTTTGATGCAATTGCTTACATTCACTTTTCTGAGAATCCTTACACTTTGATGAAGGAGGCTTTCTCTGCTCTGAGGGTTCATCTCAACACCTTTAAGCTCTTGGAGGAGAAGAATCTTCCTTCCCTTGTTGACAAGTTTGGTTGGTGCACTTGGGATGCTTTTTACTTAACCGTGCAACCAATTGGTATATGGCATGGTTTGAAGGATTTCGCGGATGCTGGCGTGTCGCCCAGGTTTCTTATTATTGATGATGGATGGCAGAGTATTAATTTAGATGGTGGTGATCCTAAAGAGGATGCAAAAAATCTCATTCTCTGTGGTGATCAAATGAATGCAAGGCTTCATAGGCTTGATGAATGTGGAAAgtttagaagatacaaatcaggACAATTCTTGGGTCCTAATCCTCCTCCTTTTGATCCGAACAACGCGAAATTGTTGATCGGAAAGGGTATTGAGCTTGAACATTTGAACAGGGATAAGGAAGCTGCAAAGAACACTCAAACCTCTGAATTGGGTCTAATTGAATCCAAGATTCAGACAGTGAAAGGAGAGATTGATGTTCTGTTTGGAGGTGCAGAACAAATTGAAAAGAAAGATTGTGGAAGCTCTTGTTCttgtaaagaagaagaagagtatggAATGAAGGCTTTCACCAAAGATTTAAGGACTAAGTTTAAAGGTTTGGATAATATTTATGTATGGCATGCACTTTGTGGTGCATGGGGTGGTGTTAGACCAGGAGCCACACACCTTAATTCCAAACTTGTCCCTTGCAAACTCTCACCAGGACTTGATGGAACAATGCATGATCTTGCTGTGGTTAGAATCGTTGAAGGTTCCATTGGTCTTGTTCATCCTGATCATGCCAGTGACTTTTATGATTCCATGCACTCTTATCTTGCTCAATCTGGTGTTACAGGAGTCAAAGTTGATGTTATTCAT TGTCTTGAATATGTGTCTGATGAATATGGAGGCAGAGTTGAGCTTGCAAAGGCTTATTATGATGGACTGACAAATTCTATGGCCAAGAATTTCAATGGAAGTGGACTCATTGCTAGCATGCAACAGTGCAATGACTTTTTCTTCTTGGGAACAAAGCAAGTTTCCATGGGAAGAGCTG GCGATGATTTTTGGTTCCAAGATCCAAATGGTGACCCTATGGGAGTGTTCTGGCTTCAAGGGGTGCACATGATTCATTGTTCATACAACAGCTTATGGATGTCACAAATGATTCTACCAGATTGGGAcatgtttcaatcaaaccatGTTTGTGCCAAATTCCATGCAGCTTCTAGGGCCATTTGTGGTGGTCCAATCTATTTGAGTGACCATGTAGGTTCCCATGACTTTGATCTCATTAAGAAGCTTGTTTTCCCTGATGGCACCATACCCAAGTGTATACACTTCCTTCTTCCTACCAGAGACTGCCTCTTCAAAAACCCTCTCTTTGACCATAAAACTGTCCTCAAAATTTGGAACTTAAACAAG TATGGAGGAGTTATTGGTACTTTCAATTGCCAAGGGGCTGGTTGGGATCCTAAAGAGCACAGGTTAAGGGGTTATCCTGAATGTTACAAGCCAATAAATGGTTCAGTTCATGTGAATGAAGTTGAGTGGGATCAGAATGACAAAACTGCCCCCATGGGTGAGGCAGAAGAGTATGTAGTGTACCTTAACCAAGCTCAAGAACTTGCTTTGATGAATCCTAATTCTGAACCAATTGAGTTTACCATCCAACCTTCCAGTTTTGAGCTCTATAGCTTTGTGCCAATAACAAAGGTAGGTGGCACTGGCAGCATCAAATTTGCACCAATTGGACTAACAAATATGCTCAATAATGGAGGTGTAATTCAAGAAGTGGAATATGTTGAGGGTGTTGCTATGCTCAAGGTTAAGGGTGATGGCCAATTTTTGGCTTACTCAAGTGAACCTCCAAAGAAGTTCCAAGTGAATGGTTCTGATGTGGATTTTGAGTGGCTTTCTAATGGCAAATTGATGGTTAACCTTTTATGGATTCAAGAGGATCATGGTGTTTCTGATTTAGCaatctttttttag
- the LOC112695726 gene encoding stachyose synthase, which yields MAPPNEPVITSLTKPTSLENVFHLSDSKLSVKGVPLLSQIPHNVSFTPFSSKPHSSDVDAPPSLLNRVLAASHKGGFLGFSQSEPSDRLMNSLGSFTDRNFLSIFRFKTWWSTQWVGTSGSDLQMETQWVLLHVPELNSYVIIIPIIEASFRSALHPGSDSHIMICAESGSTQVKASSFNSIAYVHLSENPYNLFREAYSALRVHLNTFKLLEEKNPPSIVDKFGWCTWDAFYLSVEPVGVFHGLKDFAEIGGVSPRFVIIDDGWQSINYDDADDPYEDAKNLILGGQQMTARLHRFEECDKFKSYKRGLILGPNAPPFDPNKPKALISKGIELERLVKNRDKAVKSGSSDLAEIEARIKLVEKEIDDLLGGGDQNMKKNKSECGEKAEECGLKAFTRDLRTKFKGLDDIYVWHALCGAWGGVRPGATHLKSKIIPCKLSPGLDGTMPDLAVVKLVEGSIGLVHPYQANDFYESMHSYLAKSGVTGAKIDVIHCLEYVSDEYGGRVELAKAYYDGLTNSIVKNFNGSGIIASMQQCNDFFFLGTKQVSMARVGDDFWFQDPYGDPMGVFWLQGVHMIHCSYNSLWMGQIIQPDWDMFQSDHVCAKFHAGSRAICGSQVYVSDSVGFHDFDLIKSLVFPDGTVPRCIHFPLPTRDCLFKNPLFDHKTLLKIWNLNKFGGVIGAFNCQGAGWDPKEHTFRGFPECYKAVEGSVHVSEVEWDQKDETVHMGNAEEYAVYHNQAKKLHLMTPKSEPIRFTLQPSTFELFSFVAVTKLSGRNNIKFAPIGITNMFNNVGTIQELEYVEIGAKVKVKGGGNFLAYSNESPKKFQLNGVDVPFEWLPDGKLTVNLPWIQEDGGVSDLAIIF from the exons atGGCACCTCCAAATGAACCTGTTATTACTTCACTCACCAAACCCACTTCCTTAGAAAACGTTTTTCACTTGTCAGATTCCAAGCTCTCAGTGAAAGGTGTCCCATTACTCTCTCAAATCCCTCACAATGTCTCTTTCACTCCATTCTCTTCCAAACCCCATTCATCTGATGTTGATGCACCACCTTCACTACTTAACCGTGTTCTTGCTGCTTCTCACAAAGGTGGATTCCTCGGATTCTCACAGTCTGAACCCTCTGATAGGTTGATGAACTCCTTGGGAAGTTTCACTGACAGAAACTTTCTAAGCATATTCAGGTTCAAGACATGGTGGTCAACCCAATGGGTTGGAACCTCTGGCTCTGATCTTCAGATGGAAACTCAATGGGTTCTCCTTCATGTTCCTGAGCTCAATTCCTATGTGATCATCATTCCTATCATTGAAGCAAGTTTCAGGTCTGCCCTCCACCCTGGCTCTGATTCCCACATCATGATTTGTGCAGAGAGTGGCTCCACACAAGTGAAAGCTTCGAGTTTTAATTCAATTGCTTATGTTCATTTGTCTGAGAATCCATACAACTTGTTCAGAGAGGCTTATAGTGCTCTGAGAGTTCATCTCAACACTTTTAAGCTATTGGAAGAGAAGAATCCCCCCAGCATTGTTGACAAGTTTGGTTGGTGCACTTGGGATGCATTCTACTTATCCGTGGAGCCTGTTGGAGTTTTTCATGGCTTGAAGGATTTTGCTGAGATTGGTGGTGTGTCTCCAAGGTTTGTGATCATTGATGATGGATGGCAAAGCATCAATTATGATGATGCTGATGACCCATATGAAGATGCCAAGAATCTTATCTTGGGCGGACAACAAATGACAGCAAGGCTTCACAGGTTTGAAGAATGTGACAAGTTCAAGAGTTACAAAAGAGGACTCATCTTAGGTCCTAATGCTCCTCCTTTTGATCCAAACAAGCCCAAGGCATTGATCTCAAAGGGGATTGAACTTGAACGTTTGGTGAAGAATCGAGACAAAGCAGTTAAATCCGGAAGCTCTGATTTGGCAGAGATTGAAGCAAGGATCAAGTTGGTAGAGAAAGAAATTGATGATCTCTTAGGTGGAGGAGATCAAAACATGAAGAAGAATAAAAGTGAATGTGGAGAAAAGGCAGAGGAGTGTGGATTGAAGGCTTTCACAAGGGATTTGAGGACAAAGTTTAAAGGGTTGGATGATATATATGTATGGCATGCACTTTGTGGTGCATGGGGTGGTGTGAGGCCAGGAGCTACACACCTGAAATCCAAGATAATCCCTTGCAAACTCTCACCAGGACTTGATGGAACTATGCCTGATCTTGCTGTGGTGAAACTTGTTGAAGGTTCCATTGGTCTTGTTCATCCATATCAAGCCAATGACTTTTATGAATCTATGCACTCTTATCTTGCCAAATCTGGTGTTACAGGAGCTAAAATTGATGTCATTCAT TGCCTTGAGTATGTGTCTGATGAATATGGAGGCAGAGTTGAGCTTGCAAAGGCTTATTATGATGGATTGACAAACTCCATAGTCAAGAATTTCAATGGAAGTGGAATAATAGCTAGCATGCAGCAGTGCAATGACTTTTTCTTTCTTGGAACAAAGCAAGTTTCCATGGCAAGAGTTG GGGATGATTTTTGGTTCCAAGATCCATATGGTGACCCCATGGGAGTGTTTTGGCTACAAGGGGTACACATGATTCATTGCTCATACAACAGCTTGTGGATGGGGCAAATCATTCAGCCAGATTGGGACATGTTCCAATCAGATCATGTTTGTGCCAAGTTTCATGCAGGTTCAAGAGCCATTTGTGGCTCTCAAGTTTATGTGAGTGACAGTGTTGGCTTCCATGACTTTGATCTCATCAAGAGCCTTGTGTTCCCTGATGGCACTGTCCCTAGATGCATACATTTCCCACTTCCAACAAGAGATTGTCTCTTCAAGAACCCTCTATTTGACCACAAAACTCTCCTCAAAATTTGGAACTTAAATAAG TTTGGAGGAGTTATTGGTGCTTTCAACTGTCAAGGAGCTGGTTGGGATCCTAAAGAACACACATTCAGGGGTTTTCCTGAGTGCTACAAAGCAGTAGAAGGTTCAGTTCATGTGAGTGAAGTTGAATGGGACCAGAAGGATGAAACAGTTCATATGGGTAATGCAGAAGAATATGCAGTGTATCATAACCAAGCTAAGAAGCTGCATTTGATGACTCCTAAATCTGAACCAATTAGATTTACATTACAACCTTCCACCTTTGAACTCTTCAGCTTTGTGGCAGTGACAAAGCTAAGTGGCAGGAATAATATCAAGTTTGCACCAATTGGGATAACAAACATGTTCAATAATGTTGGTACAATTCAAGAATTGGAATATGTTGAGATTGGTGCTAAGGTTAAGGTTAAAGGTGGTGGAAACTTCCTTGCTTACTCAAATGAATCTCCAAAGAAGTTTCAATTGAATGGAGTTGATGTGCCTTTTGAGTGGCTGCCAGATGGCAAGTTAACAGTCAACCTTCCTTGGATTCAAGAGGATGGTGGTGTTTCTGATTTAGCAATTATCTtttag